A window of Streptomyces sp. DG1A-41 contains these coding sequences:
- the hisB gene encoding imidazoleglycerol-phosphate dehydratase HisB, whose product MSRVGRVERTTKETSVLVEIDLDGTGKTEISTGVGFYDHMLDQLGRHGLFDLTVKTEGDLHIDSHHTIEDTALALGAAFKQALGDKVGIYRFGNCTVPLDESLAQVTVDLSGRPYLVHTEPEKMAPMIGEYDTTMTRHILESFVAQAQIALHVHVPYGRNAHHIVECQFKALARALRYASERDPRAAGILPSTKGAL is encoded by the coding sequence ATGAGCCGCGTAGGACGCGTGGAGCGGACGACCAAGGAGACCTCGGTCCTCGTCGAGATCGACCTCGACGGCACCGGCAAGACGGAGATCTCCACCGGCGTCGGCTTCTACGACCACATGCTCGACCAGCTCGGCCGGCACGGTCTGTTCGACCTGACCGTGAAGACCGAGGGCGACCTCCACATCGACTCGCACCACACCATCGAGGACACCGCCCTCGCCCTCGGCGCCGCCTTCAAGCAGGCCCTCGGTGACAAGGTCGGCATCTACCGCTTCGGCAACTGCACGGTCCCGCTGGACGAGTCCCTCGCCCAGGTCACCGTCGACCTGTCCGGCCGCCCCTACCTCGTGCACACCGAGCCCGAGAAGATGGCACCGATGATCGGCGAGTACGACACCACGATGACGCGGCACATCCTGGAGTCCTTCGTGGCCCAGGCGCAGATCGCGCTGCACGTGCACGTGCCCTACGGGCGCAACGCGCACCACATCGTGGAGTGCCAGTTCAAGGCGCTGGCCCGGGCCCTGCGCTACGCGTCAGAGCGCGACCCGCGCGCGGCCGGCATCCTCCCCTCCACGAAGGGCGCCCTGTGA